AGCGTGGTACTACTACTCCCGTTTTATACATTGATTACGCAAACCAAACAAATACGCAATGGCAATCTAACCGTGTATATGCCAAGAAGAAGGGTACACAAGCAATTGCATGGGACTCTGCACGGACTGGTAAGTTAACCATTCAAACTGAAATGTTTGATCTTCGGCTCTTGGCAATGATGGCCGGTGACGATGATTTACATAAGGGAACAAATACTATCTTTAAGCGAAAAGTATTCCAATTACGAGGAGATCGCTTAATTGATTTAGGCGCAAAGCCAGTTGAAGGTTCTGTATCTGTATTCCGTGTAGACGACAAGGATAAGCGTGAACACATTACTGAAATCCCTATGTTAGTTTCTGGAGACGCTGGTTCAGTTCCACAAATGGTAACTGATGTTGCTGTTTCTGCTAAGGACACAACTGCAACAATTACTTGGAGTTCTACAGCCAATGCAACTAGTTATATTGTTTACCGAAATGGAGTAGCTACTGGATACCCTGTTGGTACTTCATTTAACGACTCAAACTTAACTCCTGAAACAGAATACAAGTACACAGTTGTTGCTAAGAATGAAGCAGGACAATCAGTTCAATCTGCTGAAGTAGTTATTACTACTGCTACATCAGGTACTAAAGAAGCCGGCGCTGCTGTTAAGGCAACTGGAGATGCAATCAAGAAGGCACAAGAAAATGCTAGCGGGGCTAACTTAAATGGCTTGTACTTCAAGATGACTGATGGTGGAAACGGAATTCAACTTTCTGATGAAGCCGTTGTCGGTGCTGCTTACGCAGTGTACTACGTTGTAAAGCAAGACGGTGTATCTTCCTACACTATCAATGCACTTAAGTTTGCAACTAACTATGAAATTTACGCCGATGCCGTAATTCGTTCCCAGGACGGTGAAGATAAGTTTGCGCAAATTCACTTTACTAATGTAAAGCCTGCTGCAAATGTAACATTCAACCAAAACTCAGAACAAGTAACTTCCCTTTCATTGGAATTTGACTTGTTGGCTGATGAAAATAACGACCAAGCTATTTACGAATACATCGAATAGATGGAGAAAACGATTAAGTATTTAGAAAACGGAGAATACCATTATGCTACAGTTCGCTCTGTTGGTGATTTGGCACAATTAAAGACTAATTCAAAGGAAACACTTGTCGAAGCCATCAACGAGCTCTGGAATGGTGGAGGTAATGCTGATCCAAGTAAAGCACCAAAACCAGAAGGCTATGACCAATTAGTTCAAGATGTTGCTGATGCTGTAAAAAATCAACAAGAAATCAGTCAGCAATGGATTGAGTGGCAAAACGAAGAAGCTCAACTTACTGAAGAACGTAAGCAAGCATATCTACAAGCGATGAAAGAAATGCAAGAGTCCATTGATAAGGCTAAAGCTGATGCGGCAGCTCTTGATGATAAGACAGCTAAATTAGACGAGCAAATCACTAAGACCTTTAGTGATCTTGATACATCAATTCAAAATATGCATGAACAGCTTCAAAAAGAAGCAGATCGCATGAATCAAGAATTGATTGATACAAAATCTGATTTAACTAAGGTTCGTACAGATCTGCAAAATGCCCAACTAGATAATGGGAGAATTCATGACGAGCTAACTAATATTAATGGGAAATTTGAACATAAAGTTTGGCAAACAGATTTGGACCCGTTAAAGGAACAGATCGACAGAGCTGAAACCAGCGTCCAACAGACCAAAGATGAGTTACTTGGAAAGGCAAGTCGTCAAGATTTAGATACAGTAACCAATACCGTTTCTAAACTTGATACACAGTTAAAAGAAACTGCCAAAGGCGTAGAAATCAGCGTTAAGAAAGATGAGCTCGGTGGTGAAATCGCTGAGGCGTTGACTAATAAAACGAATATTTTACTAGGTACAAG
The genomic region above belongs to Limosilactobacillus reuteri and contains:
- a CDS encoding fibronectin type III domain-containing protein, producing the protein MSTYGLKDASNITFVKRGTTTPVLYIDYANQTNTQWQSNRVYAKKKGTQAIAWDSARTGKLTIQTEMFDLRLLAMMAGDDDLHKGTNTIFKRKVFQLRGDRLIDLGAKPVEGSVSVFRVDDKDKREHITEIPMLVSGDAGSVPQMVTDVAVSAKDTTATITWSSTANATSYIVYRNGVATGYPVGTSFNDSNLTPETEYKYTVVAKNEAGQSVQSAEVVITTATSGTKEAGAAVKATGDAIKKAQENASGANLNGLYFKMTDGGNGIQLSDEAVVGAAYAVYYVVKQDGVSSYTINALKFATNYEIYADAVIRSQDGEDKFAQIHFTNVKPAANVTFNQNSEQVTSLSLEFDLLADENNDQAIYEYIE